From Kiritimatiellia bacterium:
TCCCGCACCATTTCCAGGTCAATCGGACGGTTTTCGGCCGAGGCGGTGATGTCGTAAACAACGATCTCGTCGCATCCGTCCGCGCTGTAGGCGGCGGCCATTTCCACGGGGTCGCCCACGTCAACATTGCCCTGGAAGCGGACGCCCTTCGTCACTTTCTTGTCCCTGATATCAAGGCAGGGAATTATTCTTTTTGTCAGCATCGCTATATTTTGGATTTTGGATTGCCGATTTTGGATTACAGACTATGAATATCAATTCAATCGTTTACGCAAAGTCTTGATTGATGCCACGATAATGGCAGTAATTTCATTGCATTCGGTCATAATGGCGGTAAGTTTATCTGCACCGCATTTTCCGCTGTCATTAAGAATTTCCATCCAATACAAGGATTCATCAGCTTCTTCCTCGGCCGTCGAAAGCTTGGATATCATATCGGCCGTTGACTTCGCGCGGCATGCCGCGCGATAGTTGGCGCCGACAGAGCATGCCGACCGTAGCAACTGTTTGCTAATGATAAGGCCGGATGTTGTTTTCGGCAATTGATCAACGAACGTAATGATCTTCAATGCAAATGATTTGGTTCGGTCTTTAAATTCCTGTTCGTTCATGACTCTATTTTTAAGAATGATTTTTCAATCCAAAATCCAAATTCTAAAATCCAAAATCTAAGGGCTCCATCTGCTGAAATTTTCCAGCAGTTTCAGTCCGATCCTCCCCGATTTTTCCGGATGAAACTGGGTGGCTACCAGGTTGTTTCTGCCCACGATGGAAGCGAAGGTTATTCCGGCGTAATCGGTTGCGCCGATAATTTCCGCCTTATTCCGCGGCTCGGGGTAATAACTGTGGACGAAATAAAATTCGCTCTGGTCTTCAATTCCTTCCAGGACCGGATGTTTTTTAATGATTGTGACGGAATTCCAGCCGATTTGCGGCACCTTGTCGGCGCGGTCGGCCGGCATAAAACGCCGGACCTTTCCGGAAAGCAGGGCGAGACCTTCGGTTCCGCCGTCTTCTTCCGATGAATCAAAAATTATCTGGGTGCCCAGGCAGATTCCGAGGAAGGGCGTGCCGCGCGCGGCGATTTCTTTCAACACGTTTTCCAGCCGCAGGGCCATGATACTGCGCCGCGCCGCGCCGGCCGAGCCGACGCCCGGGAAAACGACGCGGCCGGCGGCCAGGATTTTTTCGGGTTGGTCTGTAATTTCCGCTTTCACGCCCAGATACGCGAAGGCAAGCTGGACGCTTGTCAGATTTCCGGCTTTATAATCAATAATGGCAATCATTTGTATCCCGATTTTCAGAAGATTCTTTCATAAAAAAATGTTCACCGCTCGCTTCGCTAGGCGCTGAGAACGCAGAGATAGGAAAGATTTCTTTTTTTTAAAATTTGATCTTACCTCTGCGACCTCTGCGTCTCTGTGGTAAAAATATTCTTCGGGCTTGACGAGCGACGGTTTCAAAATTAACTCAACTCTATTGTCACGACTTGTTAAGATATTCCACCGCATTTTTGAATATCTGCAATCCCAGACCGTATTTCGGCAGTGTGCCGGCCAGATTCTGCCTCTGCCACTGGGGATGATTTTCAGGGAAAAGATAGGCCTCGGGGTGGGGCATGAGACCGAAGACCCGGCCGGTCGGATCGCACAGGCCGGCGATGCTGTTCATTGAACCGTTGGGGTTATCCGGGAAACGCCGGGCCGGTTTACCCGTTTGCGCGTCAAGATAACGGCAGACAACGCAGTGATCCTTTTCAATCCGGTTTAAAATTTTTTTATCCAATGCCATTATTTTGCCTTCGCCGTGCCGGATTGGGAGGGGCATTTCCTTCAGTCCGCGCGTGAAGACGCATTTGCACTCCGGCTCAAAGCCGAGCCGGACCCAGAAATTCTGGAACACGCCGCAGTCGTTATGGGTCAGAGTGATTTGGCGCTTGAGATAGTTGCCGTCAAATCCCGGCAGAAGACCCATTTTGACCATGACCTGGAAACCGTTGCAGACGCCCATGATCAGGCTGTTCCGGCTGATAAATTTCATGATTTCATATTTGGCGCGCGAACGCAGGCGCAGGGCCAGCACCTGTCCCGAGCCCATGTGATCGCCGAACGAGAATCCGCCGATAAACATCAGGGCCTTGAACTGATTCATGAGCGCCGGCCGTTCCAGCAGGTCATGCAGGTGGATCATACGCGGCTTTGCGCCGGCCATTTTCCAGGCCTGCGCGGATTCGGCCTCGCAGTTCACACCGTATCCGGTAATAATCAGAATTGGAGGTTTAAGCGCCATAGAGCGTCTTTTTGAAAGCTTTTCTTAACTTGTCCAGCCCGATAAACACAATCCTGCGCCCATCCGCGCCCCGGATGGCGAGTTTTTTTGCGCCGGTTACTTTGCCGATGCAGGCATGCGGAATATCCTTGAAAATGTTTTCCAGTTTTTTCCGGTTTTCCGGCGCCGCGCTGAAAATGAAACGGCTGTTGGATTCGGAAAAGAGCAGTTCGTCATTAGACAAGTTTCCATCGCGCGGGGCGCCGGCCAGATCAATTTCCGCCCCGAGGTTTGCTCCCAGGGCGCACAAGGCAAACCCGGCGGCCAGGCCGCCGCGGGCGGGGGCGTGCGCCGAACGGATCAGACCGCGCCCGATCGCCGCTGCCATTTGCCGGCAGACCCGCTTGCCGAACATTGCGTTGAGTTCGGGCACTTTGCCGGAACAAGTGTTTTCTGATGTTAGGCGGCAAAAGGCAGAAGCGCCGAGTTCGTTTTTCGTGAGGCCGGCGACATATATCATGTCTCCAGAGCGCTTGAAGTCAACCGTTACCGCCTTGCGCACGTCGTCAATTCTGGTGATTGTGGAAAAGAGCAGGGTGGGGGGGATGGAAATTTTTTTACCGCCGCGCGTGGAGTCGTTTTTACAGCTGTCTTTTCCGGAAATACAGGGAACGCCGTAGGCGGTGGTGACGTTGTAAAGCGCCCGGCAGGCGCGGACCAACTGGGCCAGTTTGTGCAGACCGTCCGGGGTTTTTTCCGAAAGCACCGGGTCCGGCCAGCAGAAATTATCCAGACCGGCGATCCGGTCAAACCGGCCCCCGGCGCTTACCGCGCGCCGGACGGCCTCGTCTATTACGGCAGATGCCATGTGATAAGCGTCCAGGTCGGAATAGAACGGGTTGATTCCTTCGGCAAGGACGATGCCCTCATTGCGGTTGTATTCAACCCGCATGACCGCGGCGTCGGCCGGCACATCGCAGAAGACGCCGACAAAGGGCTTGATGACGCTCAGGCCCTTGACTTCGCCGTCGTACTGCCGGCTCTTGAATTCCCTGGAACAGATGTTCAGGTCGGCCAGCAGTTCGCACAGGAGTTTGTTATAGTCGGCGCGGTTTTTGCGCGGCGGGCGCGGTTTTTGCGCGGCGGGCGGAGACCACCGGGCTTTTAATTGCAGAACCGGACAGCCGTTGTATAGAAAATCCATGTCCAGCCGTCCGACTATCCGGCTGCCGTAACGCACCACGAGCTCGGGCGAGCCGGTAAATGTCCCCAGGACGGCGGCTTCAACGTCGCGTTTTTTTGCCAGGTCCATAAAGGGCTTTATTTTGCCGGGCGCAACGGCGAGCGTCATGCGCTCCTGGGCCTCGGAGAGGAAAATTTCCCACGGCTTCAAACCCTCGTATTTCAACGGCGCTTTTGCCAGGTCCAGGTCGGCGCCGCCGCTCAATTTCCCCATTTCGCCGGCCGCACAGCTCAATCCCCCGGCGCCGTTATCGGTGATACAGCGGTAAAGTCCCCGGTCGCGGGCTTCCATGAGAAATTCATACATTTTACGCTGGGTGATCGGGTCGCCGATCTGGACGGCCTGGACGGGCGATTTTTCGCGCAGTTCCTCGGAGGAAAAAGTCGCGCCGTGAATGCCGTCCTTGCCGATCCGGCCGCCCAGCATGACAATGGCGTCGCCCGGAAAAACCTCCTTGCGCTCCGATGGTCTTCCCCCGGTTTTGACGGGAAGAGTGCCGACCGTGCCGCAAAAAACAAGCGGCTTGCCGGTGTAGCGGTCGTCAAATATTTCAAAACCGCGCATCCATGGAATACCGCTCTGATTGCCGCCCTCAATCACGCCCTGGTGGACGCCGTCGCGGATGCGGCGCGGGTGCATCAGGCCGGCCGGCAGGTTTCCCCTGTAAAATGGGGAACCGAGGCAATACCCCCAGACGTTGCAAAGCAGGTTGGCGCCCATGCCGGTCCCCATCGGATCGCGGTTGACGCCGACAATGCCGGTCATGGCACCGCCGTAAGGGTCAAGCGCGGAGGGGGAATTGTGCGTTTCAATTTTATAAACCAGGTTCAGCCGTTTGTTGAAACGGATAATGCCGGCGTTATCCTTGAACACTGAAACGAGCCATTTTTTCGTTTTGCCGATTTTCTCGGTTGCGCCGCGGATATATGTTTTGAAAAGCGAATCAATGTTTTCAACCCGTCCGTGTTCGTCCGTGTATTTGATTTTTGCGGAAAAGATTTTATGACTGCAATGTTCGGACCAGGTCTGGGCGATGCATTCCAGCTCAAGATCGGTCGGTTGGTCCGGCAGGCCCATTTTTTTACGGCCGGTTTTGACGGCCGGGCGCTGGAAATAATCGCGGATGGCATGCATCTCTTCCAGGGAAAGAGAAAGGATGTTGTCCCGGCTGATTTTCGCCAAGTCCGCATCACTGCCGCGCAGGTCGTAAGTCCCGACCGTCGGCTCGTTTTTTTCGCGGATCGCCGGCACGGCGGAGTCAATATGCGTTTTTTTCCATTCGGCGGCGGAATAAACCGTGATGGTCTGGATCAAAGGATTGGCCAGCAGGTCGCCGGCCAGTTTTTGCGCGGCGGAACGCGTCATTCCTTTTGCCTTGATAAAATACTGGGCCGCGGTATAGACCTGCGCGTTTTCGCCGGGATCGCGGTTAATGATGTCTTGCAGGGCGATAAGCGCGGTGCGGCCGACATTATCGGTAACGCCCGGTTTGTAGCCGATCTCAATCAGCCAGTCAAATCCGGCCGGCGGGCTCAGGCGGCCGAGCGCGGCGGCTTCAATGACCGGGTCGCAAAAATGGCGGCAAACGGACGCAATTTCATTCCGGGTGAGTTCCGCGTCAATTTTATAGACAGTCCTGGTCCGCGCGGCCTTGAGTTCCATGCCGAAATACCGGCGGGCCCCGGCGACAA
This genomic window contains:
- a CDS encoding four helix bundle protein, with protein sequence MNEQEFKDRTKSFALKIITFVDQLPKTTSGLIISKQLLRSACSVGANYRAACRAKSTADMISKLSTAEEEADESLYWMEILNDSGKCGADKLTAIMTECNEITAIIVASIKTLRKRLN
- the hisH gene encoding imidazole glycerol phosphate synthase subunit HisH, producing MIAIIDYKAGNLTSVQLAFAYLGVKAEITDQPEKILAAGRVVFPGVGSAGAARRSIMALRLENVLKEIAARGTPFLGICLGTQIIFDSSEEDGGTEGLALLSGKVRRFMPADRADKVPQIGWNSVTIIKKHPVLEGIEDQSEFYFVHSYYPEPRNKAEIIGATDYAGITFASIVGRNNLVATQFHPEKSGRIGLKLLENFSRWSP
- a CDS encoding phosphoribosylformylglycinamidine synthase subunit PurQ produces the protein MALKPPILIITGYGVNCEAESAQAWKMAGAKPRMIHLHDLLERPALMNQFKALMFIGGFSFGDHMGSGQVLALRLRSRAKYEIMKFISRNSLIMGVCNGFQVMVKMGLLPGFDGNYLKRQITLTHNDCGVFQNFWVRLGFEPECKCVFTRGLKEMPLPIRHGEGKIMALDKKILNRIEKDHCVVCRYLDAQTGKPARRFPDNPNGSMNSIAGLCDPTGRVFGLMPHPEAYLFPENHPQWQRQNLAGTLPKYGLGLQIFKNAVEYLNKS
- a CDS encoding AIR synthase-related protein, giving the protein MAHRIEIGLKEGIRDARGENVVAGARRYFGMELKAARTRTVYKIDAELTRNEIASVCRHFCDPVIEAAALGRLSPPAGFDWLIEIGYKPGVTDNVGRTALIALQDIINRDPGENAQVYTAAQYFIKAKGMTRSAAQKLAGDLLANPLIQTITVYSAAEWKKTHIDSAVPAIREKNEPTVGTYDLRGSDADLAKISRDNILSLSLEEMHAIRDYFQRPAVKTGRKKMGLPDQPTDLELECIAQTWSEHCSHKIFSAKIKYTDEHGRVENIDSLFKTYIRGATEKIGKTKKWLVSVFKDNAGIIRFNKRLNLVYKIETHNSPSALDPYGGAMTGIVGVNRDPMGTGMGANLLCNVWGYCLGSPFYRGNLPAGLMHPRRIRDGVHQGVIEGGNQSGIPWMRGFEIFDDRYTGKPLVFCGTVGTLPVKTGGRPSERKEVFPGDAIVMLGGRIGKDGIHGATFSSEELREKSPVQAVQIGDPITQRKMYEFLMEARDRGLYRCITDNGAGGLSCAAGEMGKLSGGADLDLAKAPLKYEGLKPWEIFLSEAQERMTLAVAPGKIKPFMDLAKKRDVEAAVLGTFTGSPELVVRYGSRIVGRLDMDFLYNGCPVLQLKARWSPPAAQKPRPPRKNRADYNKLLCELLADLNICSREFKSRQYDGEVKGLSVIKPFVGVFCDVPADAAVMRVEYNRNEGIVLAEGINPFYSDLDAYHMASAVIDEAVRRAVSAGGRFDRIAGLDNFCWPDPVLSEKTPDGLHKLAQLVRACRALYNVTTAYGVPCISGKDSCKNDSTRGGKKISIPPTLLFSTITRIDDVRKAVTVDFKRSGDMIYVAGLTKNELGASAFCRLTSENTCSGKVPELNAMFGKRVCRQMAAAIGRGLIRSAHAPARGGLAAGFALCALGANLGAEIDLAGAPRDGNLSNDELLFSESNSRFIFSAAPENRKKLENIFKDIPHACIGKVTGAKKLAIRGADGRRIVFIGLDKLRKAFKKTLYGA